A window of Zingiber officinale cultivar Zhangliang chromosome 5A, Zo_v1.1, whole genome shotgun sequence contains these coding sequences:
- the LOC121981750 gene encoding uncharacterized protein LOC121981750, whose translation MGTERSSISISALRLENPFSLKVAQVFTGFGIGCGVGIGVGRPIYLGAIPAVQQVLMSARGATDAFSGVGRHVNSSLMKLGFKNIEVGIGCGVGVGHGFGVGLALKPGVVNRIQNSFGEMLEKAMITVGNVPVLASIQGAIPSLGKGAVTVPSGSPIGNAQVSSGRVTTDLKFGNTYIGPTEEVTHSSYASKEPLLKKSIASHTERVINSFLHDPLFKDSEMEVNETAENLDLEKNVLKVLLAHQRVIGDLIEENQRLQQILVEDLKIPPSKLQMKPNSKSKAYYTCSDCFECRRRRRKAR comes from the exons ATGGGAACCGAGCGTAGTTCCATCAGCATCTCAGCTCTCCGGTTGGAGAATCCCTTCTCTCTCAAGGTTGCCCAGGTCTTCACGGGGTTCGGCATCGGCTGTGGCGTCGGCATCGGCGTCGGCCGACCCATATATCTAG GTGCAATACCGGCAGTTCAGCAAGTCTTGATGTCTGCTAGAGGCGCAACCGATGCTTTTTCTGGAGTTGGGAGACACGTTAATAGTTCT CTAATGAAGTTGGGCTTCAAGAACATTGAAGTTGGCATCGGATGTGGAGTTGGTGTGGGACATGGCTTTGGTGTAG GACTTGCCTTGAAGCCTGGAGTGGTTAATCGGATCCAAAATAGTTTTGGG GAAATGCTGGAGAAGGCTATGATAACTGTAGGCAATGTACCTGTCTTAGCTTCCATCCAAGGTGCTATTCCTAGCCTTGGTAAAGGGGCGGTGACTGTCCCAAGTGGAAGCCCTATTGGAAATGCACAAGTGTCAAGTGGAAGAGTGACGACAGATTTAAAGTTTGGAAATACTTATATAGGACCTACTGAAGAAGTCACGCATAGTTCATATGCATCCAAAGAGCCGCTACTAAAAAAATCGATTGCAAGTCACACTGAAAGGGTGATCAACAGTTTCTTACACGATCCCCTTTTCAAGGATTCTGAGATGGAAGTTAATGAAACG GCAGAAAACCTGGACTTGGAAAAAAATGTGCTCAAAGTG CTGCTGGCACACCAGAGAGTCATCGGAGACTTGATCGAGGAGAATCAGAGACTGCAACAAATACTCGTTGAGGATCTAAAAATTCCACCTTCCAAACTACAAATGAAGCCCAACAGTAAATCAAAGGCTTATTACACATGTTCTGACTGTTTCGAatgccgaagaagaagaagaaaggccaGATAG